In Polynucleobacter sp. es-EL-1, the following are encoded in one genomic region:
- a CDS encoding HNH endonuclease signature motif containing protein, whose product MSLADSLWEEDEIRDAVIAYKSMQNDIALGNKIVKKQIYKTLSEKWGRSEKSYEMRMSNISAVLALHGRSWIKGLKPLSNVGTNVMAVIEKCLNEAEGATDFSSAPFEIEVANKVKSGKIDKPIGNVHPGSRQSTITLIARDPDVKAWLLVNANGVCENCNCQAPFISSTGIPYLEVHHVKRLADSGADTPENAVAVCPNCHKALHYSESRDVIVESLYERIARLER is encoded by the coding sequence ATGAGTTTGGCCGATTCTCTATGGGAAGAAGATGAAATCAGGGATGCGGTTATTGCATATAAGTCCATGCAAAACGATATCGCACTTGGAAATAAGATTGTAAAAAAGCAAATATATAAAACACTTTCCGAGAAGTGGGGTAGGTCTGAAAAATCCTACGAGATGCGCATGAGTAATATCTCGGCAGTGCTTGCTCTTCATGGAAGATCTTGGATAAAGGGTTTAAAACCGCTTTCCAATGTCGGCACTAATGTTATGGCGGTAATAGAGAAGTGTCTCAATGAAGCCGAGGGAGCTACTGACTTTTCTAGCGCTCCGTTCGAGATTGAGGTAGCAAATAAAGTAAAAAGTGGGAAAATTGACAAGCCTATCGGGAATGTACATCCTGGTAGCAGGCAATCAACGATAACTTTAATCGCAAGAGATCCTGACGTGAAAGCCTGGCTCTTGGTCAATGCCAATGGAGTTTGTGAGAATTGCAATTGCCAAGCCCCATTCATATCCTCAACTGGAATCCCTTATCTCGAAGTTCACCATGTAAAAAGGCTGGCTGACTCTGGGGCTGATACTCCGGAAAATGCTGTAGCAGTTTGTCCAAATTGCCATAAAGCCTTGCACTATTCTGAGTCAAGAGATGTTATCGTTGAATCCTTATATGAACGAATTGCTAGGCTAGAAAGGTGA
- a CDS encoding PD-(D/E)XK motif protein — translation MLIWEGLTTPEKGTFSLRMEHQASYGNWSWLKTADSGVGIVLEFHGGVDISNIASTKYFEVEVKNVPHIGNLLTIVCRDAEFFGIFEVLCRDLIVAAISAQDLPEAVRLIGDRIAAWTKLFARGYKGLRKNEVYGLAAELSFLKKWLSADFLERVDGWSASKGSSQDFISNNKGKAVEIKARSTSQNVVKISSLEQLDSGTPLFLGVYPVAQIKEGEFFETLDSLVCDVANNLGQQDLLMFNQLLLLAGYIKGEYEGYRMKIGLPEFYEISAGFPRVIRSSIPSEIISCRYELNLDKCSNYKIKEGELVELWMS, via the coding sequence ATGCTTATCTGGGAAGGCCTAACAACTCCTGAGAAGGGTACTTTCTCTTTGCGGATGGAGCATCAAGCATCCTATGGCAATTGGAGCTGGCTAAAAACTGCTGATAGTGGCGTTGGAATCGTCTTGGAATTTCATGGAGGCGTTGATATTTCAAATATTGCGTCAACAAAATACTTTGAGGTTGAGGTTAAAAATGTCCCTCACATCGGTAACTTGCTGACTATAGTTTGCCGAGATGCTGAATTCTTTGGAATATTTGAGGTTCTTTGTAGAGATCTTATTGTTGCGGCAATTTCCGCTCAAGATTTGCCTGAAGCTGTTAGATTGATTGGTGATCGAATAGCGGCATGGACCAAACTCTTTGCACGCGGATACAAAGGATTGCGAAAAAATGAGGTTTATGGATTGGCGGCGGAACTATCATTTTTAAAAAAATGGCTTTCAGCTGATTTTTTAGAGAGGGTTGATGGATGGTCGGCCTCAAAGGGTAGTTCGCAAGACTTTATTTCTAACAATAAAGGAAAAGCAGTTGAGATTAAGGCTCGCTCCACATCTCAAAATGTCGTCAAAATTTCATCGCTCGAGCAGCTGGACTCTGGTACCCCACTTTTCTTGGGCGTATACCCTGTTGCACAAATTAAGGAGGGCGAATTCTTTGAGACGCTTGATAGTCTAGTCTGTGATGTTGCCAATAATTTAGGGCAACAAGATTTACTTATGTTTAACCAGTTGTTGCTTCTTGCTGGTTATATAAAAGGAGAGTATGAAGGCTATCGAATGAAGATTGGTCTACCAGAGTTTTATGAAATCTCCGCCGGATTTCCTCGAGTAATCAGATCTAGCATACCTAGTGAGATTATCAGTTGTCGATATGAATTAAATTTGGATAAGTGCAGTAACTACAAAATTAAAGAGGGCGAATTAGTTGAGTTATGGATGAGCTAA
- a CDS encoding Z1 domain-containing protein: MNDLNKEAFFVDLIAREILRLASNSALTGSVRPAWISENVDLLAKNLNYPLNEAAKERVVSLVRMKIDVTVEDAVIIVDNKPFKEWFKPEMLGGYWARFYKYLVQKDHIPNAVLSRLNEDTNKILGRMADPKSFEYFNCKGMVVGDVQAGKTLNYSALINKACDVGYQVIIVLTGITEDLRSQTQERLDKDFVGQKSRAGNQQAMNAAGTVGVGHVDGSLKPFCLTDVVTDFKRSRVFPIDSVTQPILIVAKKNKSVLDEINSWINSQKKNSTDKVQKPFLIIDDEADNASVNTGKVDEQPKVINHAIRRLIDSCARVTYVGYTATPFANIFISPDDSYDAADIKELFPTDFIVSLSPPDNYCGGNFFFVNDETSERALEYIKDADSYFASKKKAQAQAQLVELPPSLHKAIRQFFIASAIKDIRRSSALIPPNQENSFDSMLINISTLKNTQNTVKPLVSDVVDNINRSISVSQLADSSNDPNAIALKTEFSDSFENLVDIPVTWQQVREALISMDKPAVVSINGDSDDSLKWDEHSPKKIIAIGGLTLSRGLTLNGLTISYLYRNSTMYDTIMQMGRWFGYRDGFRDLLRLWCMPHVADAYQNATKATEELRSDIIQMNKQKMTPREFGMKVSAYPGLLPTAKNKMQLGVEVTHSVSFSDKKRETYFFNVDPSIECFNEDLVLSFVKNLAKNYPSTYTGSADGSSRHKCFLNIPGDVVIPLLIDYKYQRGNKDLPEKYFRDYISELMHSELKIWNVIFFSRKTASSEFGRSEALSDALGEEINSQERSIFLKIWDRQRDSTCIPLSANRQLSTGDISELVPDKTLPTLIIHSIKAGNPTKDFEVPDHLLGVKGREFFGLTILFPTTSSSSKSVKCIATPDYIKRYFGDDDGEEEF; the protein is encoded by the coding sequence ATGAATGACTTAAATAAAGAAGCCTTTTTTGTTGATCTTATTGCGCGAGAGATTCTCAGGCTTGCATCAAACTCCGCCTTAACAGGGTCGGTACGACCAGCGTGGATAAGTGAGAACGTAGACCTTTTAGCAAAGAATTTGAATTACCCTTTAAATGAAGCGGCTAAGGAGCGGGTAGTCTCCTTAGTAAGGATGAAAATTGACGTTACTGTTGAGGACGCAGTAATCATTGTGGATAACAAGCCATTCAAAGAATGGTTCAAGCCTGAGATGTTGGGTGGCTACTGGGCCAGATTCTATAAATACCTAGTCCAGAAAGATCACATACCAAACGCTGTTTTAAGTCGCCTAAATGAAGACACCAATAAAATTTTAGGGAGAATGGCTGATCCGAAATCATTCGAGTACTTTAATTGCAAGGGAATGGTTGTTGGTGATGTACAGGCCGGTAAAACACTTAATTATTCTGCTCTCATAAATAAGGCTTGTGATGTAGGTTATCAAGTAATTATTGTTTTAACTGGCATTACGGAGGATTTACGAAGCCAGACTCAAGAGAGGCTAGATAAAGATTTTGTCGGTCAAAAATCTAGGGCCGGAAACCAGCAGGCTATGAATGCAGCGGGAACGGTAGGGGTAGGTCATGTAGATGGATCACTAAAACCATTCTGCCTTACGGATGTAGTTACAGATTTTAAGCGTTCCCGAGTTTTTCCTATAGATAGCGTTACCCAGCCGATTTTAATAGTTGCAAAAAAGAATAAATCTGTACTTGATGAAATTAATTCATGGATAAATTCTCAAAAGAAAAATTCAACTGATAAGGTTCAAAAACCATTTTTAATCATAGATGATGAGGCAGATAATGCCTCGGTAAATACCGGCAAGGTAGATGAGCAACCAAAGGTTATTAATCACGCGATACGTCGACTAATTGATAGCTGTGCCCGAGTCACCTATGTTGGTTATACAGCGACGCCTTTTGCAAATATTTTTATATCGCCAGACGACTCATATGATGCCGCGGATATAAAGGAGCTATTTCCAACAGATTTTATTGTCTCTTTAAGTCCTCCCGACAATTATTGTGGTGGCAATTTCTTTTTTGTTAATGATGAAACATCAGAAAGGGCTCTTGAATACATTAAGGATGCGGATAGTTATTTTGCTTCCAAGAAGAAAGCTCAAGCTCAAGCCCAGCTTGTAGAGCTTCCGCCATCCTTACATAAGGCAATAAGACAATTTTTTATTGCTTCAGCTATAAAAGATATAAGAAGGTCGTCTGCTCTAATCCCACCTAATCAGGAGAACTCTTTTGACAGTATGTTGATAAACATATCAACGCTTAAAAATACTCAAAATACAGTTAAACCTCTAGTCTCCGATGTTGTTGATAACATCAATAGATCTATCTCTGTCTCTCAGTTGGCGGATTCATCAAACGATCCGAATGCTATAGCTTTAAAAACGGAATTTTCTGATTCATTTGAGAATTTAGTTGATATCCCTGTTACATGGCAGCAAGTCCGCGAGGCTCTGATTTCGATGGATAAGCCGGCTGTAGTCTCAATCAATGGTGACTCGGATGATTCTTTAAAGTGGGATGAGCATTCACCGAAAAAAATAATTGCAATTGGTGGCCTCACATTATCAAGGGGCCTTACCTTGAACGGATTAACTATTAGCTATCTATATAGAAACTCCACTATGTATGACACCATTATGCAAATGGGTAGGTGGTTTGGCTACAGAGATGGATTCAGGGATCTTCTCCGTTTATGGTGCATGCCGCATGTTGCGGATGCCTATCAAAATGCTACAAAGGCTACTGAGGAGTTGCGGTCTGACATTATTCAAATGAATAAGCAAAAAATGACGCCAAGAGAATTTGGAATGAAAGTTTCTGCTTATCCAGGTCTTCTACCTACAGCAAAAAATAAAATGCAGCTTGGTGTAGAAGTTACACATAGCGTTTCATTTTCGGATAAAAAACGAGAGACGTACTTTTTTAATGTAGATCCGAGTATCGAGTGTTTTAATGAGGATCTTGTGCTTTCATTTGTTAAAAATTTAGCAAAAAATTATCCATCTACCTATACGGGAAGTGCGGATGGCTCAAGCAGGCATAAGTGTTTTTTAAATATTCCCGGGGATGTGGTTATTCCCTTGTTGATTGACTATAAATATCAACGTGGGAATAAGGACCTTCCTGAAAAATATTTTCGCGATTACATCAGTGAATTAATGCATAGCGAACTGAAGATTTGGAACGTAATTTTCTTTAGCCGAAAGACCGCTTCTTCAGAGTTTGGCCGGTCAGAGGCTCTAAGTGATGCCTTGGGTGAAGAAATTAATTCTCAAGAGCGAAGCATATTTTTGAAAATTTGGGATCGTCAGCGGGACTCAACATGCATTCCATTAAGTGCTAACAGGCAACTCTCTACAGGTGATATTTCTGAATTGGTTCCCGATAAGACGTTACCAACGTTGATTATTCACTCCATTAAGGCGGGTAACCCAACAAAAGATTTTGAGGTTCCGGATCATTTGCTGGGTGTTAAGGGTAGAGAGTTTTTTGGATTAACAATTCTATTTCCAACCACCTCTTCTTCAAGTAAGTCTGTGAAGTGCATTGCAACGCCTGATTATATAAAGCGGTATTTTGGAGATGATGATGGGGAGGAGGAGTTTTAA
- a CDS encoding AIPR family protein → MDELITVQEYYESLLGDINLSANIDGSAVEISFLRQALDKLVDCGEINDYDLNEDGNDSSGMWRIDAISVDNISEASTGAISLFVSLFDNSPTPSNLIKTDLDSLLRKVKRFVEYSLEKDPYTFFEPGGFAFETALEIKNNFKSNANNFRIFVISNRPASSRISGIPPIEIHGVKADVIVWDLNRFFQLELSGREREDLEIDLSDRPIKALLASKADADMTSVLAAIPASTLIDIYSRWGGRLLEQNVRSFLTSKVKVNKGIRETIKSSPSKFFAFNNGITATAESATLEERKDGLYITALKNFQIVNGGQTTASLYSAATKDNFDISEIFVQMKLSIVSQEKASDIVPFISRYANSQNKVTEADLFSNHPFHIRFEQFSRKITPHPKPGFLVGERWFYERARGQYVNEQAYMTKTERIKFQTLYPKQQLITKTSLAKYINSFEKIPFVVSKGAEFNFGRFADNIAKLWESSEANINEGFYKASIAKAIIFKTIENLIASQKGSWYLGHRDKLVPYTISYVANALSRHSKEIDYDLIWRRQEVPQELQDLYLKVAERVNTLMHASDRPFGNVAEYAKREVFWNVVKSDSSTLDISSIEKSTIGARELRDAVFYERLNQTLRNNQDLAVTIKAITPEKWANVEAYVIDTNQDNPAKLTLIRRAATRPDSLTDHQCKALNKILTDYESHFRG, encoded by the coding sequence ATGGATGAGCTAATTACAGTACAGGAGTATTACGAGTCATTGCTTGGAGATATTAATCTATCTGCCAATATCGATGGATCGGCGGTTGAAATCAGTTTCCTTCGGCAGGCCCTGGATAAGCTTGTTGATTGTGGTGAAATCAATGATTACGATCTAAATGAAGATGGGAATGACTCCTCGGGTATGTGGAGGATTGACGCCATCTCCGTTGATAATATCTCCGAAGCATCAACCGGTGCAATTTCTCTCTTCGTATCCTTATTCGATAACTCACCAACGCCATCGAATTTAATAAAAACAGATTTAGATTCATTGTTAAGAAAAGTTAAGAGATTTGTTGAGTATTCTCTTGAGAAGGACCCATATACTTTTTTTGAACCCGGTGGATTCGCTTTTGAAACAGCTCTTGAAATTAAAAATAATTTTAAGAGTAACGCCAATAATTTTCGAATATTTGTTATCTCTAACCGACCAGCTAGCTCCCGAATTAGTGGTATTCCACCAATTGAAATTCATGGCGTAAAGGCGGATGTAATCGTTTGGGACCTTAATCGATTTTTTCAACTCGAGCTATCCGGAAGGGAGCGTGAAGACCTTGAAATTGATTTGTCAGATCGCCCGATAAAAGCCTTGCTAGCATCTAAGGCGGATGCGGACATGACATCAGTGCTGGCTGCTATCCCAGCCTCAACGCTTATTGACATTTATTCGAGATGGGGAGGGCGACTACTTGAGCAAAACGTTCGTAGCTTCTTGACATCAAAAGTAAAAGTTAATAAGGGCATTAGGGAGACTATTAAGTCTTCACCATCAAAGTTTTTTGCTTTTAATAATGGCATTACTGCAACAGCTGAATCAGCCACTCTAGAGGAGCGCAAGGATGGGTTGTACATAACGGCACTAAAGAATTTTCAAATTGTGAATGGCGGGCAGACAACAGCATCGCTCTATTCGGCTGCCACTAAAGATAATTTTGATATCTCAGAAATATTCGTTCAGATGAAGTTGTCTATAGTTAGCCAAGAAAAGGCCTCTGACATCGTTCCTTTTATATCCAGATATGCAAATTCGCAAAATAAGGTAACCGAAGCAGATTTATTTTCTAATCACCCATTTCATATTAGATTTGAGCAATTTTCCCGAAAAATCACGCCACACCCTAAACCCGGTTTCTTGGTCGGTGAGAGGTGGTTTTATGAGCGCGCTAGGGGTCAGTATGTGAATGAACAGGCTTATATGACTAAGACTGAAAGAATTAAGTTTCAGACCTTATACCCTAAGCAGCAGTTAATTACCAAAACCTCATTAGCTAAATACATTAATTCATTTGAAAAGATTCCTTTTGTGGTCAGCAAAGGGGCTGAGTTTAACTTCGGTAGATTTGCTGACAACATTGCAAAATTGTGGGAATCTTCCGAGGCGAACATTAACGAAGGTTTTTATAAGGCCTCTATTGCCAAGGCAATTATTTTTAAAACCATTGAGAATTTAATCGCCTCTCAGAAGGGTTCTTGGTACCTTGGCCATCGAGATAAGCTGGTTCCATACACAATTTCTTATGTAGCAAATGCCTTGTCGAGACATTCTAAGGAGATTGACTACGACTTAATTTGGCGAAGGCAGGAGGTACCTCAGGAATTGCAAGATCTTTATCTTAAGGTTGCCGAAAGGGTCAACACTCTAATGCATGCATCTGATAGGCCTTTTGGTAACGTTGCAGAGTATGCAAAAAGAGAAGTTTTTTGGAATGTCGTTAAAAGTGATAGTTCAACTCTTGATATATCAAGCATTGAGAAGTCAACAATTGGCGCTAGGGAGTTAAGAGACGCCGTATTTTATGAGCGGCTTAATCAAACGTTACGAAATAATCAGGACCTCGCGGTCACAATTAAAGCCATCACACCTGAGAAGTGGGCCAATGTCGAGGCCTATGTCATAGATACCAATCAAGATAATCCGGCAAAACTGACCCTCATTCGCAGGGCGGCAACTAGACCAGATTCCCTAACTGACCATCAGTGCAAAGCTTTAAATAAGATTCTGACTGACTATGAATCACATTTCAGGGGGTAA